The following are from one region of the Deltaproteobacteria bacterium HGW-Deltaproteobacteria-6 genome:
- a CDS encoding ATPase, giving the protein MIRDKLLTFLTWGIFSCAGLCLFPALLWAAEGSPGKASTDAIGLAYIGAGVAVGFACLASGYAVAKIGSAAIGAVSEKPELMGRTLVFLGLAEGIAIYGLIIAIMILNKL; this is encoded by the coding sequence ATGATCAGGGACAAGCTTTTGACTTTTTTGACCTGGGGGATTTTTTCATGCGCAGGGTTGTGCCTTTTTCCGGCGCTGTTATGGGCGGCTGAGGGAAGTCCGGGGAAAGCTTCCACCGACGCGATCGGATTGGCTTACATCGGAGCGGGAGTGGCCGTGGGATTCGCCTGTCTGGCCAGCGGTTACGCGGTGGCCAAAATCGGTTCAGCAGCCATCGGGGCGGTCAGTGAAAAACCGGAGCTGATGGGGCGAACCCTGGTTTTTCTGGGGTTGGCGGAAGGGATTGCCATTTACGGTCTCATTATCGCGATCATGATTTTGAATAAATTGTAA